The proteins below are encoded in one region of Sminthopsis crassicaudata isolate SCR6 chromosome 1, ASM4859323v1, whole genome shotgun sequence:
- the LINGO3 gene encoding leucine-rich repeat and immunoglobulin-like domain-containing nogo receptor-interacting protein 3, with amino-acid sequence MLHTMPCWLRLLGLHLVLLSGAPGAGCPARCECVPQLRSVVCHRRRLTAIPEGIPTETRVLELSRNRIRCLNPGDLAPYPLLEELDLSENVIAHVEPGAFGNLLHLQTLRLRGNQLKLIPPGVFTKLGNLTLLDLSENKLVILLDHMFQDLRSLKRLEVGDNDLVFISQRAFSGLLALEELTLERCNLTTLSGESLAHLQSLGALRLRHLGIPALEEHNFRRLPGLLHLEIDNWPLLEEVTASSLQGLNLSSLSVTYTNISAVPAAALRHLAYLTSLNLSFNPISTVPRGSFRDLVRLRELHLAGALLAVVEPQAFLGLRQIRLLNLSNNLLATLEESTFHSVNTLETLRVDGNPLACDCRLLWIVQRRKTLNFDGRLPSCATPAEVRGDALRELPDSALFEYFVCRKPKIRERRLQHVAAAEGQAVSFFCRAEGEPEPAISWLTPQHGVVTAAGGGRARVLAGGTLEIREVRAQDSGTYVCVASNAGGNDSYFATLAVTPGANRTLGPAEGGDLAARNDTQPPRFPLDLTTILVSTAMGCITFLGVVLFCFLLLFVWSRGRGQHKSNFSVEYSFRKVDGPAAAAGQGGARKFNMKMI; translated from the exons ATGCTGCACACCATGCCATGTTGGCTCCGGCTCCTGGGCCTGCATCTGGTGCTCCTGAGCGGGGCCCCGGGCGCCGGGTGCCCGGCCCGCTGCGAGTGCGTGCCGCAGCTGCGCTCCGTGGTGTGCCACCGCCGGCGCCTCACCGCCATCCCCGAGGGCATCCCCACCGAGACCCGAGTGCTGGAGCTGAGCCGCAACCGCATCCGCTGCCTCAACCCCGGCGACCTGGCGCCCTACCCGCTCCTGGAGGAGCTGGACCTGAGCGAGAACGTCATTGCCCACGTGGAGCCCGGAGCCTTCGGGAACCTGCTGCACCTGCAGACGCTGCGCCTGCGCGGCAACCAGCTGAAGCTGATCCCCCCGGGCGTCTTCACCAAGCTGGGCAACCTCACTCTGCTGGACCTGAGCGAGAACAAGCTGGTCATCCTGCTGGACCACATGTTCCAGGACCTGCGCAGCCTGAAGCGGCTGGAGGTGGGCGACAACGACCTGGTCTTCATCTCGCAGCGCGCCTTCTCGGGGCTGCTGGCCCTGGAGGAGCTGACGCTGGAGCGCTGTAACCTCACCACGCTCTCGGGGGAGTCCCTGGCGCACCTGCAGAGCCTCGGGGCTCTGCGGCTGCGCCACCTGGGCATCCCGGCCCTGGAGGAGCACAACTTCCGGCGCCTGCCCGGCCTGCTCCACCTGGAGATCGACAACTGGCCGCTGCTGGAGGAG GTCACAGCCAGCAGCCTCCAAGGCCTCAACCTGAGCTCGCTGTCCGTCACCTACACCAACATCAGTGCGGTGCCCGCCGCGGCCCTGCGGCACTTGGCCTACCTCACGTCCCTCAACCTGTCCTTCAACCCCATCAGCACGGTGCCGCGGGGCTCCTTCCGGGACCTGGTGCGCCTGCGCGAGCTTCACCTGGCGGGGGCCCTGCTGGCCGTGGTGGAGCCGCAGGCCTTCCTGGGCCTGCGCCAGATCCGCCTGCTCAACCTGTCCAACAACCTGCTGGCCACGCTGGAGGAGAGCACCTTTCACTCGGTCAACACGCTGGAGACGCTGCGCGTGGACGGCAACCCCCTGGCCTGCGACTGCCGCCTCCTGTGGATCGTGCAGCGCAGAAAGACGCTCAACTTTGACGGGCGGCTGCCCTCGTGCGCCACGCCGGCCGAGGTGCGGGGGGACGCGCTCCGGGAGCTGCCCGACTCGGCGCTCTTCGAGTACTTCGTGTGCCGCAAGCCCAAGATCCGCGAGAGGCGGCTGCAGCACGTGGCGGCCGCGGAGGGCCAGGCCGTGAGCTTCTTCTGCCGCGCCGAGGGGGAGCCCGAGCCCGCCATCAGCTGGCTCACGCCCCAGCACGGCGTGGTGACGGCGGCCGGCGGCGGCCGGGCCCGGGTGCTGGCGGGCGGCACGCTGGAGATCCGCGAGGTGCGGGCCCAGGACAGCGGCACCTACGTGTGCGTGGCCAGCAACGCCGGCGGCAACGACTCGTACTTTGCCACGCTCGCGGTGACTCCCGGGGCCAACCGGACCCTGGGGCCCGCCGAAGGGGGGGACCTGGCGGCGCGCAACGACACGCAGCCCCCCCGCTTCCCCCTGGACCTCACCACCATCCTGGTGTCCACCGCCATGGGGTGCATCACCTTCCTGGGGGTCGTGCTTTTCTGCTTCCTGCTGCTCTTCGTGTGGAGCCGCGGCCGCGGCCAGCACAAGAGCAATTTCTCCGTGGAGTACTCCTTCCGGAAGGTGGACGGGCCGGCGGCCGCGGCTGGCCAGGGGGGCGCCCGCAAATTCAACATGAAGATGATCTGA